In Streptomyces longhuiensis, the following proteins share a genomic window:
- a CDS encoding LacI family DNA-binding transcriptional regulator: MGERVTIRDVAARAGVSVATVSRVLAGNYPTSAASRAKVQRAVKDLDYVVNAHARALAGAGRKTIAVLMFDVVSSFYAAVAQGVEMEAAQHNRLTLVCSTGGDPARELALVQMMREQAAEAVVLVGGVIEDDEYRERMAHYAEALAAAGSRLVLCGRPAPAPDVPALVVEYDNGAGAHAITSHLLGAGHRKIAMIGYQPGNTTGEDRVTGYLRALDDHGVPRSDAILHGIGFGQHHGYEAMRDLLDKCNGKPDFTAVFAGDDRVAAAAIRALAEAGLRVPEDISVVGYNDDPVAADITPGLTTVHIPAAEMGRTAVRLALTGTSRPGQQRHLLGTHIVIRDSVRPHHH; encoded by the coding sequence GTGGGTGAGCGGGTCACCATCCGTGATGTGGCCGCGCGCGCGGGCGTCTCGGTCGCGACTGTTTCGCGGGTCCTGGCGGGCAACTACCCGACATCGGCGGCCTCGCGCGCCAAGGTCCAAAGAGCGGTCAAGGACCTGGACTACGTGGTCAACGCGCACGCCCGAGCCCTCGCCGGCGCCGGACGCAAGACGATCGCGGTCCTGATGTTCGACGTGGTCAGCTCGTTCTACGCGGCCGTGGCGCAGGGCGTGGAGATGGAAGCGGCCCAGCACAACAGACTCACCCTGGTCTGCTCGACGGGCGGCGACCCGGCCCGCGAGCTGGCCCTGGTCCAGATGATGCGCGAACAGGCGGCGGAGGCCGTGGTCCTGGTCGGCGGGGTCATCGAGGACGACGAGTACCGCGAGCGGATGGCGCACTACGCGGAGGCACTCGCGGCGGCGGGCTCGCGCCTGGTCCTGTGCGGCAGGCCGGCACCGGCACCCGACGTCCCCGCGCTGGTCGTGGAGTACGACAACGGAGCGGGCGCGCACGCGATAACCAGCCATCTGCTGGGCGCCGGCCACCGGAAGATCGCGATGATCGGCTACCAGCCGGGCAACACCACGGGCGAGGACCGCGTAACGGGCTACCTCAGAGCCCTGGACGACCACGGGGTCCCCCGCTCGGACGCGATCCTGCACGGCATCGGCTTCGGCCAGCACCACGGCTACGAGGCGATGCGGGACCTCCTCGACAAGTGCAACGGCAAGCCGGACTTCACGGCGGTCTTCGCGGGCGACGACCGCGTGGCGGCAGCGGCGATCCGCGCACTGGCGGAGGCGGGCCTACGGGTCCCCGAGGACATCTCGGTGGTCGGCTACAACGACGACCCGGTAGCGGCGGACATCACCCCCGGCCTCACCACGGTGCACATCCCGGCGGCGGAAATGGGCCGCACGGCCGTAAGACTGGCCCTGACAGGCACGTCTCGCCCGGGCCAGCAACGCCACCTCCTGGGCACACACATAGTGATCAGAGACAGCGTCCGCCCCCACCACCACTGA
- a CDS encoding S53 family peptidase, translating to MRSTRAAARAGLSLAATLPLLAGALAIAAPVAQADPNPGARDALTGTKPLWATAKADQGATSNSSTVHARVYLAGRDAAGLAAYAKAVSDPQSASYGKYLSAKQAQARFGATKAQIAEVTKWLESSGLTVTDVSKHYISVSGEVAAAEKAFGAQLHNYTKGKHTYRAPTAAATVPASLNGAVLTVTGLDSAPHKADHDETLPPPDAVFHNAGPFSSYYGSKTASTLPSAYGQKAPYAVKGYTGKQLRAAYGAGKKTGKGVRVAITDAYASPTIAKDAATYAKRNGDAAYRSGQLKQVLPADYTKTEECGASGWYGEETLDVEAVHAVAPAADITYVGAASCYDDALLDSLGKIVDGHLADIVSNSWGDIEANQTPDLAAAYDQIFQYGAIEGIGFYFSSGDNGDEVAHTGTKQVDVPANSAWVTSVGGTSLAVGKGDKYQFETGWGTLKANLSADGKSWDAFPGAYTSGAGGGTSKTVKQPFYQSGVVPNSLARANGGSQKMRTVPDISAVADPNTGFLVGQSQTFPDGSLKYDEYRIGGTSLAAPVIAGVQALVQEARGGHALGFANPAIYDRSGSKIYHDVTDKPNGHDLAVVRVDYANGFDAADGLLTSLRSLGKDSSLKAVRGYDDVTGVGSPAPGYVTSFGRR from the coding sequence ATGAGATCCACCCGTGCCGCGGCCCGCGCCGGGCTCAGCCTGGCAGCGACACTGCCACTGCTCGCCGGCGCGCTCGCCATCGCAGCACCCGTCGCCCAGGCCGACCCGAACCCGGGCGCCCGCGACGCACTGACCGGCACCAAGCCGCTGTGGGCCACGGCCAAGGCCGACCAGGGTGCCACGTCGAACAGCTCCACCGTGCACGCCCGCGTCTACCTCGCGGGGCGTGACGCGGCGGGCCTCGCGGCGTACGCGAAGGCCGTGTCCGACCCGCAGTCGGCGTCGTACGGCAAGTACCTCAGCGCCAAGCAGGCCCAGGCCCGCTTCGGCGCGACCAAGGCGCAGATAGCCGAGGTCACGAAGTGGCTCGAGTCCTCGGGCCTCACCGTGACCGACGTCAGCAAGCACTACATCTCCGTCTCGGGCGAAGTCGCCGCCGCCGAGAAGGCGTTCGGCGCCCAGCTGCACAACTACACCAAGGGCAAGCACACCTACCGCGCGCCCACGGCCGCCGCGACGGTGCCCGCGTCCCTCAACGGCGCGGTCCTCACCGTGACCGGCCTGGACAGCGCGCCGCACAAGGCGGACCACGACGAGACGCTGCCGCCGCCGGACGCCGTGTTCCACAACGCCGGCCCCTTCTCGTCGTACTACGGCTCGAAGACGGCGAGCACCCTGCCGTCCGCGTACGGCCAGAAGGCCCCGTACGCCGTGAAGGGCTACACCGGCAAGCAGCTGCGGGCGGCCTACGGCGCCGGCAAGAAGACCGGCAAGGGGGTCCGTGTCGCCATCACCGACGCGTACGCCTCGCCGACCATCGCGAAGGACGCGGCCACCTACGCCAAGCGCAACGGTGACGCGGCCTACCGCAGCGGCCAGTTGAAGCAGGTCCTGCCCGCGGACTACACCAAGACCGAGGAGTGCGGGGCGTCCGGCTGGTACGGCGAGGAGACCCTCGACGTCGAGGCCGTGCACGCCGTGGCTCCCGCGGCCGACATCACCTACGTCGGCGCCGCGTCCTGCTACGACGACGCGCTGCTCGACTCGCTCGGCAAGATCGTCGACGGCCACCTCGCCGACATCGTGTCGAACTCGTGGGGCGACATCGAGGCCAACCAGACCCCCGACCTCGCCGCCGCGTACGACCAGATCTTCCAGTACGGCGCGATCGAGGGCATCGGCTTCTACTTCTCGTCCGGCGACAACGGCGACGAGGTGGCGCACACCGGCACGAAGCAGGTCGACGTGCCCGCCAACTCGGCGTGGGTGACGTCCGTCGGCGGTACGTCGCTGGCCGTCGGCAAGGGCGACAAGTACCAGTTCGAGACCGGCTGGGGCACGCTGAAGGCCAACCTGTCGGCCGACGGCAAGAGCTGGGACGCCTTCCCCGGGGCGTACACCTCGGGTGCGGGCGGCGGCACCAGCAAGACGGTGAAGCAGCCGTTCTACCAGAGCGGTGTCGTGCCGAACTCGCTGGCGCGCGCCAACGGCGGCTCGCAGAAGATGCGTACGGTGCCGGACATCTCCGCGGTGGCCGACCCGAACACCGGCTTCCTCGTCGGCCAGTCGCAGACGTTCCCCGACGGCTCGCTCAAGTACGACGAGTACCGCATCGGCGGCACGTCGCTGGCGGCGCCCGTCATCGCGGGTGTGCAGGCGCTGGTCCAGGAGGCCCGCGGCGGGCACGCGCTCGGCTTCGCCAACCCGGCGATCTACGACCGTTCCGGTTCGAAGATCTACCACGACGTGACGGACAAGCCGAACGGTCATGACCTCGCGGTGGTCCGTGTCGACTACGCGAACGGGTTCGACGCGGCCGACGGCCTGCTGACCTCCCTGCGCAGCCTCGGCAAGGACAGCTCGCTCAAGGCCGTCCGCGGCTACGACGACGTGACGGGTGTCGGCTCGCCGGCGCCGGGCTATGTGACGTCCTTCGGGCGTCGCTGA
- a CDS encoding sugar ABC transporter substrate-binding protein yields MSRRTLLRSIAVGGAALAAPSFLTACSTDSGGGGSVSNAGKKAAAWPTYTPATGAKPDLAATAEGVQAGYTTYPAKLVKAVAEKPGTGKEKIKVLSITYGTPPKPAAQNKLWAAINEALGVDVEFTVVPDADFRTKMATLFAGDDLPDIINIGGGYVLPREAQFVKTRCEDLTEYLSGDAVKDYPNLAGIPTYAWQGMGRISGRIFGVPVERPKPQDTMYFNGQAFAKAGYKPGMSAQDFAAMAKETTTSKKWALGASSTAYFGFKTHATWHGAPNQWRIKDNKATFFASTDEFKTTLEFMSNLRKAGVYYPEATSVSQVDLKTQFWNGTVLSMTDGFLSYPGSAQGIKDAFDLDALVPYTPEGTTPGYQQSQGIFGYTVIKKASKDRVKMMLRVLDYLASPFGTEEYELVHFGLEGTHFKRDKDNNPIATPLGLVESKVNLPFVYLSDAPQVLYAPGYGDIIERLHAWQQKVIPMMVPNDRWGLQSDTYNKQGATLDQIISDGVTATVTGRRKVSDWDAVYKKWLNQGGQQALEEFAKEYEAAH; encoded by the coding sequence ATGTCGCGTCGCACCCTGCTGCGTTCCATAGCCGTCGGCGGCGCCGCCTTGGCCGCCCCGTCCTTCCTCACCGCCTGTTCCACCGACTCCGGTGGCGGCGGCTCGGTCTCCAACGCGGGCAAGAAGGCGGCCGCGTGGCCGACGTACACCCCCGCCACCGGCGCGAAGCCGGATCTGGCGGCCACCGCGGAGGGCGTCCAGGCGGGCTACACCACGTACCCCGCGAAGCTGGTCAAGGCCGTCGCCGAGAAGCCCGGCACGGGCAAGGAGAAGATCAAGGTCCTCTCCATCACGTACGGCACCCCGCCGAAGCCGGCGGCGCAGAACAAGCTGTGGGCGGCGATCAACGAAGCGCTCGGCGTGGACGTCGAGTTCACCGTGGTCCCGGACGCGGACTTCCGCACCAAGATGGCGACGCTGTTCGCGGGCGACGACCTGCCGGACATCATCAACATCGGCGGCGGCTACGTCCTGCCGCGCGAGGCGCAGTTCGTGAAGACCCGCTGCGAGGACCTCACCGAGTACCTGTCGGGCGACGCGGTGAAGGACTACCCGAACCTGGCAGGTATCCCGACGTACGCCTGGCAGGGCATGGGCCGGATCTCGGGCCGGATCTTCGGAGTCCCGGTGGAGCGCCCGAAGCCGCAGGACACGATGTACTTCAACGGCCAGGCGTTCGCGAAGGCGGGCTACAAGCCGGGCATGTCGGCGCAGGACTTCGCGGCGATGGCGAAGGAGACGACAACCTCCAAGAAGTGGGCCCTGGGCGCCTCGTCGACCGCGTACTTCGGCTTCAAGACACACGCCACGTGGCACGGGGCGCCGAACCAGTGGCGCATCAAGGACAACAAGGCGACGTTCTTCGCGAGCACGGACGAGTTCAAGACCACGCTCGAGTTCATGTCGAACCTGCGCAAGGCCGGCGTGTACTACCCGGAGGCGACGTCGGTCTCCCAGGTGGACCTCAAGACGCAGTTCTGGAACGGCACGGTCCTCTCGATGACCGACGGCTTCCTCTCGTACCCCGGCTCGGCGCAAGGCATCAAGGACGCCTTCGACCTGGACGCACTGGTCCCCTACACCCCTGAGGGCACCACACCCGGCTACCAGCAGTCGCAGGGCATCTTCGGCTACACGGTGATCAAGAAGGCGTCGAAGGACCGCGTGAAGATGATGCTGCGGGTCCTCGACTACCTGGCCTCACCGTTCGGGACCGAGGAGTACGAGCTGGTGCACTTCGGCCTGGAGGGAACACACTTCAAGCGGGACAAGGACAACAACCCGATCGCGACACCGCTCGGCCTCGTCGAGTCGAAGGTGAACCTGCCGTTCGTGTATCTGAGCGACGCACCGCAGGTCCTGTACGCGCCGGGCTACGGGGACATCATCGAACGCCTCCACGCGTGGCAGCAGAAGGTGATCCCGATGATGGTGCCGAACGACCGCTGGGGCCTGCAGTCGGACACGTACAACAAGCAGGGCGCGACGCTCGACCAGATCATCAGCGACGGCGTGACGGCCACGGTCACGGGGCGCCGGAAGGTCTCCGACTGGGACGCCGTGTACAAGAAGTGGCTGAACCAGGGCGGGCAGCAGGCACTGGAGGAATTCGCCAAGGAGTACGAGGCGGCGCACTGA
- a CDS encoding ABC transporter permease has product MVPGLAYFLLFHYGAFVGNVVAFKEYVPFDGLWASPWVGFENFTRMFGDADFWHATWNTFYIAVLQLTFFFPIPLAIALLLHSLTSDFLRRFVQSVVYLPHFLSWVIVVALFQQVLSDTGLLNSFLGDSGIHTVDIIGNPDAYRPLVVAEVVWKDAGWGTIIFLAALMQVDEQQYEAAAIDGAGPWRRFWHVTLPSIRPIIVLLLIMRLGDILSVGFEQMLLQRQSVGPEVGEVLDTFVFWQGIVGGDTGYAAAAGLFKGLVGAVLVFTANRVAHKLGEQGIYK; this is encoded by the coding sequence ATGGTTCCGGGCCTGGCCTACTTCCTGCTGTTCCACTACGGCGCCTTCGTCGGCAACGTCGTGGCGTTCAAGGAGTACGTCCCGTTCGACGGCCTCTGGGCCAGCCCCTGGGTGGGCTTCGAGAACTTCACCCGGATGTTCGGCGACGCGGACTTCTGGCACGCGACGTGGAACACCTTCTACATAGCGGTGCTCCAGCTGACGTTCTTCTTCCCGATCCCCCTGGCCATCGCCCTGCTCCTGCACAGCCTGACGTCGGACTTCCTGCGCCGCTTCGTCCAGTCCGTCGTCTACCTGCCGCACTTCCTGTCGTGGGTCATCGTCGTCGCGCTCTTCCAGCAAGTCCTTTCCGACACAGGCTTGTTGAACTCGTTCCTGGGCGACTCGGGGATCCACACGGTCGACATCATCGGCAACCCCGACGCGTACCGCCCGCTGGTGGTCGCCGAGGTGGTCTGGAAGGACGCCGGCTGGGGCACGATCATCTTCCTCGCGGCACTGATGCAGGTCGACGAGCAGCAGTACGAGGCGGCGGCGATCGACGGCGCGGGTCCCTGGCGCCGCTTCTGGCACGTGACGCTGCCGTCCATCCGCCCGATCATCGTGCTGCTCCTGATCATGCGGCTCGGCGACATCCTGTCGGTCGGCTTCGAACAGATGCTGCTCCAGCGCCAGTCGGTGGGCCCGGAGGTGGGCGAGGTCCTGGACACCTTCGTGTTCTGGCAGGGAATCGTCGGCGGCGACACCGGATACGCGGCAGCGGCGGGCCTGTTCAAGGGCCTGGTGGGCGCGGTGCTCGTCTTCACCGCGAACCGGGTGGCGCACAAGCTGGGCGAACAGGGGATCTACAAATGA
- a CDS encoding carbohydrate binding domain-containing protein, whose protein sequence is MAPVTSGLRRACTTLAAGLALAASALVSPPGAQAAGSAQPGHPPHPSQSASTPYYVDCSAAANGDGSLAAPYNSLAAANAVTYGPGDRLYFKRGATCRGQLKPTGSGSAAAPVRVAPYGSGGARPVIEGGGTVYAAVHLLNVEQWEIRGLEVTNKGATDAERNGILVELADHGTGTHYVLDDVYVHDVNGGDTKSSNGIQFRVSGTATPTRFDDVLVEDSEIYKVDREGLTTQSSWACRAVYGCTGGPAWTASTRVVFRGNKIHDIGGDGMVVRVTRDALAEHNEAYDIWMRSAGNNAGLWTINSDGTVFQYNEVHHVRRKAGMNDGMAFDADFGTRGALFQYNYSHDNEGGFLLLCGACGSGADTAGTVARYNLSVDDGSRILYAVGDAAAQILNNTFYMGAGSTTSVVESSGGASTTLWSNNIFYNLGTGGYGGKPAEHTWRDNVMYGNHPASEPADPGKVTADPLLADPGSADPAGYELKAGSPARGAGQVTTGSGGKDYFGSPAPVACRPDIGAHQVSAFDDAACSGGTNLVADPGFETGVPPWVPSGAVAADTANPHGGGSSLRVSGTPSTAEQKITVAPNTTYTLSGWGRVDAYDTQLAVGVKNFGGTETRIPAFSGFGWRTGSITFTTGATNTSATLYCYTRTGKGSGWCDDLRVVKQ, encoded by the coding sequence ATGGCACCGGTTACATCCGGGCTCCGAAGAGCCTGCACCACGCTCGCGGCCGGTCTCGCGCTCGCCGCCTCCGCCCTCGTCTCCCCGCCGGGCGCCCAGGCCGCCGGGTCCGCGCAGCCCGGCCATCCGCCGCACCCCTCGCAGTCCGCGAGCACCCCCTATTACGTGGACTGCTCCGCCGCAGCGAACGGCGACGGCAGCCTCGCCGCGCCCTACAACAGCCTCGCCGCGGCCAACGCCGTCACCTACGGGCCCGGCGACCGGCTCTACTTCAAGCGCGGAGCCACCTGCCGCGGTCAGCTCAAGCCCACCGGATCGGGCTCCGCGGCCGCCCCCGTCAGGGTCGCCCCCTACGGCTCCGGCGGCGCCCGGCCCGTGATCGAGGGCGGTGGCACCGTCTACGCCGCCGTCCATCTGCTCAATGTCGAGCAGTGGGAGATCCGCGGTCTGGAGGTCACCAACAAGGGCGCCACGGACGCCGAGCGCAACGGCATCCTCGTCGAGCTCGCCGACCACGGCACCGGCACCCACTACGTCCTCGACGACGTCTACGTCCACGACGTCAACGGCGGCGACACCAAGAGCAGCAACGGCATCCAGTTCCGTGTCTCCGGCACCGCGACGCCGACCCGCTTCGACGACGTACTCGTCGAGGACAGCGAGATCTACAAGGTCGACCGCGAGGGCCTGACCACCCAGTCCAGCTGGGCCTGCCGCGCCGTCTACGGCTGCACCGGCGGTCCCGCGTGGACGGCGAGTACGCGTGTCGTGTTCCGCGGCAACAAGATCCACGACATCGGCGGCGACGGCATGGTCGTCCGCGTGACCCGGGACGCGCTGGCCGAGCACAACGAGGCCTACGACATCTGGATGCGCTCGGCCGGCAACAACGCGGGCCTGTGGACCATCAACAGTGACGGGACCGTCTTCCAGTACAACGAGGTCCACCATGTGCGGCGCAAGGCGGGCATGAACGACGGCATGGCCTTCGACGCCGACTTCGGCACGCGCGGCGCCCTCTTCCAGTACAACTACAGCCACGACAACGAGGGTGGCTTCCTGCTGCTGTGCGGGGCCTGCGGCAGCGGCGCCGACACGGCCGGCACGGTCGCGCGTTACAACCTCTCCGTCGACGACGGCTCGCGCATCCTGTACGCCGTCGGCGACGCGGCCGCCCAGATCCTCAACAACACCTTCTACATGGGTGCCGGTTCCACCACGTCCGTCGTGGAGAGCAGCGGTGGCGCGTCCACCACGCTGTGGAGCAACAACATCTTCTACAACCTCGGCACCGGCGGCTACGGCGGCAAGCCCGCCGAGCACACCTGGCGCGACAACGTCATGTACGGCAACCACCCGGCGTCCGAGCCCGCCGACCCCGGCAAGGTGACCGCCGACCCGCTCCTCGCCGACCCGGGCTCCGCCGATCCCGCGGGGTACGAGCTGAAGGCCGGATCCCCGGCACGCGGCGCCGGGCAGGTCACCACCGGCTCCGGCGGCAAGGACTACTTCGGCTCTCCCGCTCCGGTCGCCTGTCGTCCCGACATCGGCGCCCACCAGGTCTCCGCGTTCGATGACGCCGCCTGTTCGGGCGGGACCAACCTGGTCGCCGATCCCGGCTTCGAGACGGGCGTCCCGCCCTGGGTGCCTTCGGGGGCCGTCGCGGCCGACACCGCGAATCCGCACGGGGGCGGCTCCAGCCTGCGCGTCTCGGGGACCCCGAGCACGGCCGAGCAGAAGATCACCGTCGCGCCGAACACCACGTACACGCTCTCCGGCTGGGGGCGCGTCGACGCGTACGACACCCAACTCGCCGTGGGCGTGAAGAACTTCGGCGGGACCGAGACCCGGATCCCGGCCTTCAGCGGCTTCGGGTGGCGCACCGGCAGCATCACCTTCACCACGGGCGCCACCAATACCTCGGCGACCCTCTACTGCTACACCCGCACCGGTAAGGGAAGCGGCTGGTGCGACGACCTGAGGGTCGTCAAGCAGTAG
- a CDS encoding DUF305 domain-containing protein — MRRAAWIAPAVAAVLVAAGAVTYAVADGDGGGSSAVRVPGAESADAGFARDMAVHHQQAVEMSYIVRDSTDDEEVRRLAYDIAQTQANQRGMLLGWLDLWGLPKVSAKPPMSWMGMGDMPPGQDGALMPGMATNTQLDELRKANGKRAEVLYLQLMTAHHKGGVHMAEGCVERCKVGVEKRLAAGMVASQKSEIDLMAGMLKDRS; from the coding sequence GTGAGGCGCGCGGCCTGGATCGCGCCGGCCGTGGCGGCGGTGCTCGTCGCGGCCGGGGCGGTCACGTACGCGGTCGCCGACGGGGACGGCGGCGGTTCGTCGGCCGTTCGGGTGCCGGGCGCCGAGTCCGCCGACGCCGGGTTCGCGCGGGACATGGCGGTCCACCACCAGCAGGCCGTCGAGATGTCGTACATCGTGCGTGACAGCACGGATGACGAGGAGGTGCGCCGCCTCGCCTACGACATCGCGCAGACGCAGGCCAACCAGCGGGGCATGCTGCTCGGCTGGCTCGACCTGTGGGGGCTGCCGAAGGTGTCCGCGAAGCCGCCGATGTCCTGGATGGGCATGGGTGACATGCCGCCGGGACAGGACGGCGCGCTGATGCCGGGCATGGCCACGAACACACAGCTCGACGAGCTCCGCAAGGCGAACGGCAAGCGGGCCGAGGTGCTGTACCTCCAGCTGATGACCGCGCACCACAAGGGCGGCGTCCATATGGCCGAGGGGTGCGTCGAGCGCTGCAAGGTCGGGGTGGAGAAGCGGCTCGCGGCGGGCATGGTCGCCTCGCAGAAGTCTGAAATCGACCTGATGGCGGGGATGTTGAAGGACCGGTCGTAG
- a CDS encoding hydroxyacid dehydrogenase translates to MDAEVLDRVIPSDLRQRLGRCADLAPVPLTGPLGTPEARAVLSGAELLVTGWGCPQLTSDVLAHAPRLRAVVHAAGSVKPVVSDALWDRPGIAVSSAADANAGPVVAFTLAAITFAAKKALPVAARYSGGWPGFTAREGADGRVVGIIGASRIGRRVIAGLRASDAGYRILLTDPYVTEADAAALGAELVGLSELCRRSSIVSVHAPQLPETRGLLGEEMLKLVPDGGVVVNTARGSLVDTEALARECATGRLDAFLDVTAPEPLPPGHPLLTLPNVLVTPHMAGAQGSEVRRLGLYAVEEAERFARGEELLGRLRREDLARLA, encoded by the coding sequence ATGGACGCCGAGGTGCTCGACCGGGTCATCCCGTCGGACCTGCGGCAACGGCTCGGGCGGTGCGCCGACCTCGCGCCCGTGCCGCTGACCGGACCGCTCGGCACCCCCGAGGCCCGCGCGGTCCTCTCCGGGGCCGAGCTGCTCGTCACCGGCTGGGGCTGTCCGCAGCTCACCTCGGACGTCCTGGCGCACGCGCCCCGCCTCCGCGCCGTGGTGCACGCCGCCGGATCGGTCAAGCCCGTCGTCTCGGACGCGCTGTGGGACCGGCCCGGCATCGCCGTGTCCTCCGCCGCCGACGCCAACGCGGGTCCCGTCGTCGCCTTCACGCTCGCCGCGATCACCTTCGCCGCGAAGAAGGCGCTGCCCGTCGCCGCCCGCTACTCCGGCGGCTGGCCCGGCTTCACCGCGCGCGAAGGTGCCGACGGCCGCGTCGTCGGGATCATCGGCGCCTCCCGCATCGGCCGCCGCGTCATCGCCGGGCTCCGCGCCTCGGACGCCGGGTACCGGATCCTGCTCACCGATCCGTACGTCACCGAGGCCGACGCCGCCGCCCTCGGCGCCGAGCTCGTCGGCCTGTCCGAACTGTGCCGGCGCAGCTCCATCGTCAGCGTGCACGCGCCCCAACTGCCGGAGACACGTGGATTGTTGGGAGAGGAGATGCTGAAGCTCGTGCCGGACGGGGGTGTCGTCGTGAACACGGCCCGGGGCTCGCTCGTCGACACCGAGGCGCTCGCTCGTGAGTGCGCCACCGGCCGGCTCGACGCGTTCCTCGATGTCACCGCCCCCGAACCCCTGCCGCCGGGTCACCCGTTGCTCACCCTTCCCAATGTCCTGGTCACCCCGCACATGGCGGGCGCGCAGGGCAGCGAGGTGCGCCGGCTGGGGTTGTACGCAGTGGAGGAGGCCGAGCGGTTCGCGCGCGGTGAGGAACTGCTCGGGCGGCTTCGGCGGGAGGATCTCGCCCGGCTCGCCTGA
- a CDS encoding carbohydrate ABC transporter permease, with translation MTTAVSTKNPTRPAWKENPKPATQAAKAVAITVVLALVLIPFLVIISTSLASNKEVVANGGWVLWPTDPTLRAYRNILSGGIVTKALGVSVGVTLIGTLASLACTSFLAYALSRPGVLGGKPILLIILFTFLFPPGMIPAFLLVKGLGLQNMYAALIAPVLINVFNLVVLRGFFQGIPEELYEAARLDGAGDWTVFWRIVLPLSKAALAVVGLFYAVSYWNAWFNASIYLESDHWPLSQVLRTYVIGGAQISDTGLSEAGMVSAPQTTQMAVLVIATVPILLVYPFLQKYFTKGVLTGAVKS, from the coding sequence ATGACCACAGCCGTAAGCACCAAGAACCCCACGCGCCCGGCCTGGAAGGAGAACCCCAAGCCGGCCACCCAAGCGGCCAAGGCGGTGGCGATCACCGTCGTCCTGGCCCTGGTCCTGATCCCGTTCCTGGTGATCATCTCCACGTCACTGGCCTCGAACAAGGAAGTGGTGGCCAACGGCGGCTGGGTCCTGTGGCCCACGGACCCGACGCTGCGCGCGTACCGCAACATCCTCAGCGGCGGCATCGTCACCAAGGCCCTGGGCGTCAGCGTCGGCGTCACCCTCATCGGCACCCTGGCCTCCCTGGCCTGCACCTCGTTCCTGGCCTACGCGCTCAGCCGCCCAGGAGTCCTGGGCGGCAAGCCGATCCTCCTGATCATCCTCTTCACCTTCCTCTTCCCCCCGGGCATGATTCCGGCGTTCCTCCTGGTCAAGGGCCTGGGACTGCAGAACATGTACGCGGCCCTCATCGCCCCCGTCCTGATCAACGTCTTCAACCTGGTCGTCCTGCGAGGCTTCTTCCAGGGCATACCGGAGGAGCTGTACGAGGCGGCGCGCCTCGACGGTGCGGGCGACTGGACGGTGTTCTGGCGGATCGTGCTCCCGCTGTCCAAGGCGGCCCTCGCGGTGGTCGGCCTGTTCTACGCGGTGAGCTACTGGAACGCCTGGTTCAACGCCTCGATCTACCTGGAGTCCGACCACTGGCCGCTCTCCCAGGTCCTGCGCACCTATGTGATCGGCGGCGCGCAGATCAGCGACACGGGCCTCAGCGAGGCCGGCATGGTCTCGGCCCCGCAGACGACGCAGATGGCGGTCCTGGTGATCGCCACCGTCCCGATCCTCCTCGTCTACCCGTTCCTCCAGAAGTACTTCACCAAGGGCGTGCTCACCGGCGCCGTCAAGAGCTAG